In Xylanibacillus composti, the sequence CTGTTTGCTGCGACTTATCCGAATAATCCACTGTATCAATCGTCTCGATGAACCAACCGGCTCGCTCATTTTCCGGAACGGCGAAGCGACGAACCTGCTCCTCAGACAGACCAGTGAAGTAAGCCTTCCCCCTTGGACATTCCCGTAAATAGGGGAGTGTCTTCCGGTTGATCGGAATGATAGTGGCAAGTCCGATGATACTGCCGTCATTATCCCTCATAACGCGAATGACATCATAACCAAGTGAAAAAAGCGTGCGGAAGTCGAGCCACTTCGCGGTATAGCATGCCTCTTTCTTCGAAATGTGATAGCGAAAGTATTGATTCGAATGCAGATCATAAAGCTCTATCTGCGAATCCTTCGCCTCTTTGAAGCGCCGTTCCACGTAACGCTCGAGCTCTTCCAAGCCGTACTCTCCAATCGGCTCGAATCGTCGGGGCTCCACCTCAAACCAGTTCAAAAAACTCCTTATGAGCGCATCTCCTATAAAGCTCTGCAGCTCATACATTTCCTTCGAGTCATCTGATCCCAGCGAATGGTTCTCTAGCAGACTCTGATAAAAATATCGCATGGCATGGTTCCTAATTTGCTCATAGTGCTTCGGTGCTCTTGCGAAGAGCTCCTTATTGATGCTATCTCTCATTAGGGGATGAATTGTCCAGCCACGGTCAACTTTTCTCACGAATGAGAAGCGAACGAGGCGACGGAAATCGGCGTTCGAAATTTCTTCGTTAATCACGAAAGACAAGCTCTCCTGATTGAAATATCTTAACACGGAAGCCGCTTCGATAATTGGCCTCATGCCGACGCCTGGAACCTCTCTAAGCCATTGCTCGATAATATAGTGCAAGGGTTCATGGTCGCTGAATTCCATGGCCGATCCAGCCCTGTCTTTCTCCTGCAAAAAGAATGCAAAGAGCGACATGGTTAACGGATGCCCTTGCGAATAACGCCACAACCGATGAATGTCGTCGTTGTTGCGGATTCCGTTATTGACTGCATAATGCTCCACTTCTTCATATGTCAGTTCGGTTAGTTGTATACGCAAGATAATCTGTCTCCATACAGGAGACAAAAGCCATGGCTCCGATAGCGGGCTTCTCCCTGCAATTACGATCAGAACGTTTAGGTGGAGGTGCTTGAGAAAGTAGTTTCGAAGCCACTGGTCCACTTCATCCATTCTCTCGTAGGCGTCCAAAAAAAGTACGACACGCTGCTTCTCCGCAATTCTGCACAATTCGATCAAACATCTGTCAAACCACGATTCATCATCATCAGAAGCTGTGTTACCCATGCATGTCCACAATTGCTTACAAAATGAACTGGGACTTACTGCAAAACTATCGCCGTCCAGAAAGAATACGAGCGTGTCTCTCATACGCGCTTGACGGACAAGTTCTTCCATAAGATAACTTTTGCCGATTCCGGCTGTTCCATAAATGTTGATTAATCTTTTGCCGCTTGACTTCGTTAATTCGTTGACAAATGCCGCGATTTCATCTTCTCGCCCACTTAGCAACGAATTATCGGCATGATTGGGCACGCTCTCTCTGTACATATCGATCACCTGTTTTGCTGTAAACTGGACACCCTCATATTTTACACCATTTGGTATGATTTCGACACCGTTTTATTTGTAAGAAAGAAGGTATCCTTAAGGATACCTTTTTCTATCCGATGTGAGAATATAAAATCGACCCTCCCGATGATATCCTGTGAACATGAATAGCGCAAAGCATACGCTTCGCAGCGAAAGGAAGGATATTGAATGATCAAAGTCAGCGTTCATCAATTAAGGGAAGGCGACAAACTTGCTGAATCGATTGTCACGCACAATGGCACTGTCATGCTCAGCGGCGGAACAATACTGACCAAGCACTATATAAAACGTCTGATCGAACGGGGAATCTCCGATGTATATGTAGACTGTGAGCCAGAACCAGAAGCAAGCATGAAGGAAGCTCGCATCAAGCCATTGCGTCATCGAAAAGAAAACATCATCAATGTTATTATTCATAAGCTGGAGCATCCATCGATTTCTATATTCCCATTTCATGCAAGAAAGGAATCCGCATTTAAACGCATATACCGCAAAACGATGTTAGATATTTCTCATGAGCCCATGGTAGTGGAACTGCTGAATCAACTGCATGAGAGCGAACCATCTCTACTGGAGCACTGCGTAAACGTATCCATATTATCCGGAATGATAGGGACAGAGTACGGCTTCGACAATGCTGGAATGTTGGAACTGCTCATCGGTTCGCTGCTGTATGATATCGGGATGCTCAAGGTCCCTGCTTCTATTCTGCGAAGCGACAAGCATCTGACAGGCAAGCAGCGAGAGCTGCTTACGCACCATACTGTCGACGGGTACCACATGTTGCGCAATATCAATGGCGTGCCGGAACGCTCTGCGTTATGCGCCCTGCTTCATCATGAAAAATTCGACGGCTCAGGTTACCCTTATCGACTGACTGGCAAGGACATTCCCTGTTACGCACAGATAGTTGGCATCGCGGATCTATATGATGCACTCATCTCGCCCAAGCCGTATCGGAGCCCATATAAAGCTGTCGATGCCATTGAGCTGTTTTATGCCGCAGGAAATCATTATTTTCGCGCCGACCTTGTGAATATTTTTCTTAAATTGATCAATGTGTATCCTGTAACCCACGTAATCAGACTGAGCAACGGCCAGACCGGTATTGTCAAATCGTACAGCCCCTCTATTGTTCATCGTCCAGCTGGTGGAATATGCAGAGAAGAAGACCGCTCAAGTATTGCTTCTTCCCTTGACTTCGATTTGGCACAGACGCGAAATGATACGGACCTGCACGAAGACAGAAGGATTGAATCCAAACTGACCGCAAAAGAACATTTAGGACGTGATTGACCATGTTGACTGTAACAGAAAAGAGAGAGACATCGACAATACAAGCCCTTCTTTCGGATCGTGCAAGGTCGTATATGACAAAACTGAAAAGAAAAAGCGCTTGTACTTACAAGCACAGTATTCGATTGGCGAAGCTCGCGGACAAATTCGCCTCCGTGTTAGGTTTAAGCGACAAAGAACGTATCCAACTTATTCAAGGCTGCTATTTGCATGATATTGGCAAGCTGTCCACCCCGATTTCAATCCTGAATCAGGAACGGGCATTGAATGATCATGAATGGAACTCGATGAAGAAGCACCCGGTTCAAGGCGCTCGCATTGCAATGACCTTTGCCGAAGAGGTCGACAACCGTGTTCTTGAGACCATCCTCTTTCATCATGAGCGTTGGGATGGCCGAGGATATCCTGACGGCTTATCCGGCGAAAACATTCCATATTTTGCGAGAATATGCGCTGTACTCGATGCGTTCGACAGCATGGTATCTGATCGATGTTACCGGAAAGGTTTATCTGCTAGTCATGCCATTGTTGAGCTCAAACGTAATAGCGGTACGCAATTTGATCCACATGTCGTTCGTTGCTTTATTCAATACTGCATCTAGGATCGGAAGCCGGGGCGTCCAAAAAGATACCCTCGCCAAACCAAAACTTCAATTGCGCCTTCACATATTTCAAGGATACTAGAGGATAGATGCCTGGTCATTCGACAATTGTTTTGGGGCAGGTCCAGTTGACAATTCAGGGTTCGGGGACAGAAATGCTCGGGCCGTGCTTCGCTCATGCTATCATGTTGTACGATTTGTCGTACAAATACCGTCGTGAATTCGGTGATTCCAGACAATTTGTAAGATTTATCATACAAAAATCATGGTCAGCTCATGCAAAACTTCGATTTTGTACGACAAAACGTATAAAGCAGACAAATTCACTGCATGAAGGTGTTGTTTGTACGACAAATCGTACAAACCTCCACAGCCCCTGTTATAAGGGAAGACTAAAGAAACTGCACATTTCACATAGTTTGGTGGATATGTGAGGATGTAAGATTACATCAGCAATTCGAAATGAAAAATAGATCCCAGAAGCTCATACGCATAAATTTTGTTCGAGCTCCCGGCAGGAACAGGACGAAGCTTTCCCTTGCCTACCAACTCTCGGCAGTACTTGATGACCGTTTGCTTGTGCAGATCGAGCTCGATGGCCGCTTCCGCTGGTCTGATCACTCGGTTATGGCTTGATGCATATCGTATCAGCATTCGTTCTATTTTTGTGAACGATTCCATTACAGGCTTCCCGGAAGCGAGATAAGGGGCCAGCATACTACGCAGCATGGATTGAATGAACACAGGATTTTCTTTCATTTCATCAAGCGAAATCAATATCAGGTGACATTGCTGTGACTGAAGGAACAGACCGCGATTCAGATCCATCCGATATTTTGTGCGATCTTTGCCGTGTGAGCCATAGTCCATAATCTCGAATGCAAAACGAAGCGCTCCCAATATCCACATGAAGTCCACAAAATACGATCGTCCTCGCCAATCCAGCACCTCGTATTCCGGATGCAGGTTTTGAAAATTCCCTACCAATGGCCACCAGATTTTCTCTGCAAACAATCGGTTTCCGTAGCCGTGCCCTCGCTTCAATGCATCCTTTCGTTCTCCTTGCCGTTGATTCAAGTGGCGCTTGATCCATTTTTCATGCTCCGTTTGAAAACTCATCATTTCTACCTCCTTCGAATAAAAAAAACGCCCCGAATATTCCTGCTTAGGCAGAAATGAACGGGGCGTGCTTCGCCACAAATTGACTTTGTACGATTTATCACACAAAAATGATGCTTTACCTATAGATTTAAGACGTTTGTACGATTTATAGTATACATCTAATCGTCTAATCATTCAAACCTCTGATTTTGTACGATGAATCGTACAAAGCAGGTAATTTCATGGACGAGGGGTGCAGTTTGTACGACAAATCACACAAATCGGGACTTTATCATAAAAAAAACAGCCTGAATAGCTGCTACGATGAGTCAAATGATGGTGGAGCCAAGCGGGATCGAACCGCTGACCTCCTGCTTGCAAGGCAGGCGCTCTCCCAGCTGAGCTATGGCCCCATAATATGCGATTGATGTTTTGCAGCGAACGTTGTTTATCATAGCACAGCCTCCCAACCGCTGTCAATAACCATTCACCAACAGATTGGATGAACCAGTCATGTATCCGATCAAGAATCGCAACGCAAGGTACGACTACAGAAGCGCCCGACTGCCACTGCTATACGAACGGAGCATTCGAACACTTGAGCACAACTGAACCAGGCGTAAGCTAAAATTAGCGAACGGAGGGGGCTCATGTGTGCAGTATCCGCTCAGCCGGTGGTTCGACGTTTCTAACGGAACTCACAGTCGCTATGAGCGGTTTTAAGAAAGCTTTTCAATCTAAAAGGAAGCCGCAGACCTTATTAGGCTGTTCGTTGCGATAAATGAGCCGACTAAAGGTGAATAGTGTCGCTCAGTTCCGTTAGCCTGCAAAATCACGAAAAAAAGGACAATTCGTGCCCCTGAGTTCCGTTAGCCTAGCGAACCGCGAGCCTACGGGCTGCGGATTGCCCATTGTGGGCGGACATCCGAGCTGAATAACGGTGAAAGCGCCGCTGCGGACTACACACTAATGAACTGCGAACAATAAGCCACTTTCCCGAACCACGAGCTACGACAATGCCAGGGTCGCTTAACCAAGCCGACGCTGTCCCCGGTGCACAATTGCGCGCAGTGAGAGGTGCGACCTCGTCAATCGCAGTATCCTGTCAAAGCCTATCCCTTCTCGCCGCCGATCTGGTTCCGCTGCAGCAAGCCGCTCAGCTCTTTCATAAACATATTGATGTCCTTAAATTGT encodes:
- a CDS encoding LuxR C-terminal-related transcriptional regulator, which gives rise to MINEEISNADFRRLVRFSFVRKVDRGWTIHPLMRDSINKELFARAPKHYEQIRNHAMRYFYQSLLENHSLGSDDSKEMYELQSFIGDALIRSFLNWFEVEPRRFEPIGEYGLEELERYVERRFKEAKDSQIELYDLHSNQYFRYHISKKEACYTAKWLDFRTLFSLGYDVIRVMRDNDGSIIGLATIIPINRKTLPYLRECPRGKAYFTGLSEEQVRRFAVPENERAGWFIETIDTVDYSDKSQQTAVGYLLYSVLLSGELVIESPAPLPYYIDTHLSLGFEIVPHGTHTNYDGITPTPTFVLNLDKNKLLRKAQKMLQISQPLGDLMNVETFQVSPQSAAHEMTQTMQGDNLHASLTAREREVANLLEEGLTNLEIASRLFVSEATVKKHMKSMLHKLGAANRTQLLKKLMRH
- a CDS encoding HD-GYP domain-containing protein, translated to MLTVTEKRETSTIQALLSDRARSYMTKLKRKSACTYKHSIRLAKLADKFASVLGLSDKERIQLIQGCYLHDIGKLSTPISILNQERALNDHEWNSMKKHPVQGARIAMTFAEEVDNRVLETILFHHERWDGRGYPDGLSGENIPYFARICAVLDAFDSMVSDRCYRKGLSASHAIVELKRNSGTQFDPHVVRCFIQYCI
- a CDS encoding HD-GYP domain-containing protein; its protein translation is MIKVSVHQLREGDKLAESIVTHNGTVMLSGGTILTKHYIKRLIERGISDVYVDCEPEPEASMKEARIKPLRHRKENIINVIIHKLEHPSISIFPFHARKESAFKRIYRKTMLDISHEPMVVELLNQLHESEPSLLEHCVNVSILSGMIGTEYGFDNAGMLELLIGSLLYDIGMLKVPASILRSDKHLTGKQRELLTHHTVDGYHMLRNINGVPERSALCALLHHEKFDGSGYPYRLTGKDIPCYAQIVGIADLYDALISPKPYRSPYKAVDAIELFYAAGNHYFRADLVNIFLKLINVYPVTHVIRLSNGQTGIVKSYSPSIVHRPAGGICREEDRSSIASSLDFDLAQTRNDTDLHEDRRIESKLTAKEHLGRD